The proteins below are encoded in one region of Syngnathus acus chromosome 2, fSynAcu1.2, whole genome shotgun sequence:
- the lig4 gene encoding DNA ligase 4, protein MEETSKSAAADQSSVVAAQVPFLHLCNTLEKIQALKLRPEKSKTLGDFIESWRTFHRALHKDEPKTTDSFYPAMRLIVPSFERERMAYGIKENMLAKLYIDVLCLPKNGPEANKLLNYRTPSSSQGESGDFASMAYFVLKKRCTSQGQLSIKEVNDFLDSVAINNASKKKDLVRKSLLHLITQSSALEQKWLIRMILKDMKLGISKETVLQVFHPDAAELYNVNTDLSKVCQQLHDPAVSLSDVSIGLFSAFKPMLAAVAKIGNIEKQMGNSPFYIETKLDGERIQLHKDGDVYKYFSRNAFEYTQQFGASPLEGSLTPHIHNVFQKHIVNCILDGEMMAYNPTAKTLMQKGSKFDIKRLMDDSELQTCFCVFDVLFVNSQKLGKETLKKRDEILQTIFTPVIGRIHLVQKMEARSTQDVVNSLNDAIDQREEGIMVKDPSSFYKPDKRGEGWLKIKPEYVGGLMDELDVLIVGGYWGKGRRGGMMSHFLCAVAEAPKPGEKPSVFHTLCRIGSGYTMKELYDLGLKLAKHWKVYRKNDPPANILCATEKPEVYIEPRNSVILQVKASEIVGSDMYKTNCTLRFPRIEKIRDDKEWHQCITLAELEQFRGKASGKLSSRHLHIDAAGQPQRKRPKLPAKPKKAVSDLYKQQDLSGVTKETDMFEDVEFCILNGMEDHPKAELEKGVARCGGIVVQNPGPDTYCVIAGLENMRVKNLILSNQHDVVRASWLLECLEQKGFVPWQPRHMIHMSPSTKEHFARSYDRYGDSYFQDTDEQQLREVFERTGRMESSTAVDVCQVEERYGWGDLTTSMFRPFTVYMDDYADINDPATAISASCLDIRAMEFRYHGGTVVDKLEEGVSHVVIAAETRLEDLKRLRRSFRKKFKIVKDTWVTDSIEAGHLMNDDNYLV, encoded by the exons ATGGAGGAGACGTCCAAAAGCGCTGCAGCTGACCAATCTTCCGTTGTTGCTGCTCAAGTCCCCTTCCTTCACCTGTGTAATACTTTAGAAAAAATTCAGGCATTGAAACTCCGTCCAGAAAAGTCTAAGACCCTAGGGGATTTCATCGAGTCATGGAGAACGTTTCATCGTGCACTGCATAAGGATGAGCCCAAAACAACTGACTCTTTCTACCCGGCAATGCGTCTCATAGTTCCCTCATTTGAGCGAGAGCGAATGGCCTACGGCATTAAAGAAAACATGCTGGCTAAACTTTACATTGACGTATTGTGCCTCCCGAAAAACGGTCCTGAAGCCAACAAGTTATTAAACTACCGCACTCCGAGCTCTTCTCAAGGAGAGTCTGGAGACTTTGCCAGCATGGCGTACTTTGTGCTCAAGAAACGCTGCACCAGCCAAGGACAGCTCAGCATCAAAGAAGTCAATGACTTTCTGGATTCCGTCGCCATCAACAATGCGAGCAAGAAGAAAGACCTTGTGAGAAAAAGTCTGCTGCACCTCATCACGCAAAGCTCGGCTCTTGAGCAGAAATGGCTCATCAGGATGATTCTGAAGGATATGAAGCTTGGCATCAGCAAGGAAACGGTCCTCCAAGTCTTCCACCCGGATGCCGCCGAGCTCTACAATGTCAACACGGACCTGAGCAAAGTGTGTCAGCAGCTCCACGACCCCGCTGTGTCTTTGAGTGACGTTTCCATCGGACTTTTCTCTGCCTTCAAACCCATGTTGGCCGCCGTCGCTAAAATCGGCAACATTGAGAAGCAGATGGGAAACAGCCCTTTTTACATTGAAACCAAACTAGACGGTGAGCGAATACAACTCCACAAGGACGGCGACGTTTACAAGTACTTCAGTCGGAACGCCTTTGAATATACACAGCAGTTTGGCGCATCTCCTTTGGAGGGTTCCCTGACACCTCACATCCACAACgtatttcaaaagcacattgtcAATTGCATTCTCGATGGGGAGATGATGGCTTACAACCCGACCGCCAAGACTTTAATGCAGAAAGGCAGCAAATTTGATATCAAGAGACTGATGGACGATTCAGAGTTACAGACCTGCTTCTGCGTCTTTGACGTGCTGTTTGTCAATTCCCAGAAGCTTGGCAAGGAAACGCTGAAGAAGCGCGATGAGATCCTGCAGACAATTTTTACTCCAGTTATCGGCAGGATTCACTTGGTGCAGAAAATGGAGGCCCGAAGCACGCAGGACGTGGTGAATTCTCTCAATGACGCCATTGACCAACGCGAAGAGGGCATCATGGTGAAAGATCCGTCATCCTTCTACAAACCGGACAAGCGGGGAGAAGGCTGGCTGAAGATCAAGCCGGAATATGTGGGCGGCTTgatggatgagctggatgTTCTGATCGTTGGCGGCTATTGGGGGAAAGGGAGAAGGGGTGGTATGATGTCCCATTTTCTATGTGCCGTTGCAGAAGCGCCAAAGCCTGGCGAGAAACCCTCGGTTTTCCATACGCTCTGCCGCATCGGCTCCGGCTACACTATGAAGGAGCTGTACGACCTTGGCTTGAAGCTCGCCAAGCACTGGAAGGTTTATCGCAAAAACGACCCGCCGGCCAACATCCTGTGCGCCACCGAGAAGCCCGAGGTCTACATCGAGCCTCGCAACTCGGTCATCCTCCAGGTGAAAGCCTCCGAGATAGTCGGCAGCGACATGTATAAAACCAACTGCACGCTGCGCTTCCCGAGGATCGAGAAGATCCGCGACGACAAGGAGTGGCACCAGTGCATCACCCTCGCCGAGCTGGAGCAGTTCCGCGGCAAGGCGTCGGGGAAACTTTCTTCGCGGCACCTTCATATCGACGCCGCCGGTCAGCCACAGAGAAAAAGACCAAAGCTGCCTGCCAAACCCAAGAAGGCGGTCAGTGACCTGTATAAGCAGCAGGATCTCTCTGGGGTTACCAAGGAGACGGACATGTTCGAGGATGTAGAGTTCTGCATTCTGAACGGCATGGAGGATCACCCCAAGGCTGAGTTGGAGAAAGGCGTGGCCAG GTGTGGCGGTATTGTCGTTCAGAACCCGGGGCCAGATACTTACTGCGTGATCGCCGGATTGGAGAACATGCGCGTGAAGAACCTGATTCTGTCCAACCAGCACGATGTGGTGCGGGCCTCGTGGCTGCTGGAATGTCTGGAGCAGAAGGGATTTGTTCCCTGGCAACCACGCCACATGATCCACATGTCGCCCTCCACCAAGGAACACTTTGCCAGGAGCTACGACCGCTACGGCGACAGCTACTTCCAGGACACTGACGAACAGCAGCTGCGGGAGGTGTTTGAGCGCACGGGAAGGATGGAAAGCTCAACAGCCGTCGACGTCTGCCAAGTCGAGGAGCGATACGGCTGGGGTGACCTTACCACCAGTATGTTCCGACCTTTCACAGTTTACATGGATGACTACGCCGACATCAACGACCCTGCAACCGCCATTTCCGCAAGTTGTTTGGATATCAGGGCCATGGAGTTTCGCTACCACGGAGGCACAGTGGTGGACAAGTTGGAGGAAGGCGTGTCCCACGTTGTTATTGCGGCAGAAACCAGACTTGAGGATTTGAAGAGATTGAGGCGCAGCTTTCGAAAGAAGTTCAAAATTGTCAAAGACACCTGGGTGACTGACTCAATCGAAGCAGGGCATCTGATGAACGATGACAACTATTTGGTTTGA